AAGGAGAATCAAAAAATAATGTCCAAGCCAAAGAAGAAACGATTTGAAGTGAATGAAGGGCAAACGATCGAGCAGGTGCTTGACCAAATGAAAAAAGAAGGGTACTTGCCTGTAAGAAAAATGGAAGAGCCGATTTTCAAAGAACAAACAGAAAATGGAGCTATTCAAATTGTTCCACACGGCAAAAAAACGATTTTTGAAGGGAAGTTGAGTTAAAAACCGAACATTAATTGGATAGATAATAATATCGTTCGAAATTTCGTTGACAATTGATTTGTGTGTTGTTAAGATAAACATGACAAATGAACACGACCTCATATAATCTTGGGAATACGGCCCATAAGTCTCTACCCAATGACCTTAAATCATTGGACTATGAAGGAAAGTGAACCTATAACAGACATGGATATCACAGGTAACGAGACTTGCGATAGCCAACCATGCTCGTTTTGTGCTGCTTCCTAATAGAATTGCATCAGAAACGGGCATTTTTTATGGAATAAAGAAGTGATAGAGGGTGAAATCGGTATGCAGCCTAAAGTGGGCGTCATCATGGGAAGCGCATCAGATTGGGAAACGATGAAGCACGCGTGTGACATACTTGACGAGCTTCAAATCCCGTATGAAAAAAAAGTTGTTTCTGCACATCGTACGCCGGATTTAATGTTTGAATATGCAGAACAAGGCAGAAAAAAAGGGTTAAAAGTAATTATTGCAGGAGCTGGAGGAGCGGCGCATCTACCTGGTATGGTCGCAGCAAAAACGACTCTTCCTGTTATCGGCGTACCGGTTCAATCCAAAGCCTTGCAAGGAATGGATTCATTGCTGTCTATCGTGCAAATGCCGGGGGGAATTCCGGTAGCGACAGTTGCGATTGGCAAGGCAGGTGCGACCAATGCCGGTTTGCTTGCTGCCCAAATTCTCTCTGCATTCGATGAAGAGCTTGCACTGAAGCTTGATGAAAGAAGAGAACTATTAAAAGAAAAAGTCATGGAAAGCAGTGATCAGCTTGTCTAATCAATTGATTTTACCTGGATCAACAATCGGCATAATCGGGGGAGGACAACTTGGCAAGCATATGGCGATTTCCGCCAAAAACATGGGGTATAAAGTAGCGGTATTAGACCCGACTCCGGGATCTCCGTGCGGCCAGGTATCTGATCAAGAAATTACTGCTGGCTACGGCGATTTCGATGCCATTCAATCGCTAGCTGAAATCAGTGACGTCATTACGTATGAATTTGAAAATATCGACTATGACTCGCTTGTTTGGTTAAAAGAAAATGCTTATCTTCCTCAAGGAAGTGAGCTGCTCTTAATGACGCAAAACAGGGAAACAGAAAAAAAGGGAATTGAACAAGCGGGATGTACTGTGGCGCCTTATCGGGTCATTCATAGTATCGAGGATCTGCAAAGCGGATTAAACGCGCTTGGTTTTCCTGCTGTTTTAAAAACGTGCCGTGGCGGTTACGACGGCAAAGGACAGCATGTACTTAGGAGCAAAGAACAACTGACGGAGGCGGCCAAGCTTCTGGAGCATGGAACGTGTGTATTGGAGAGCTGGATTCCATTTGAAATGGAGCTGTCTGTCATTGTGACAAGATCGGTTACGGGAGAAATGACGACCTTTCCTGTGGCAGAAAATATTCATAAAAACAACGTGCTGTTTCAGTCTATTGTACCGGCCAGAGCAGCAGAAGAGGTTCAGAGAGAGGCAACGGAGCTTGCGATTCAGCTTGCTGAACATGTAAAGCTTGTAGGAACACTTGCTGTAGAGTTGTTCTTAACAAAGGACGGAAAGCTGTATGTCAATGAATTGGCGCCAAGGCCTCATAATTCCGGGCACTATACACTCGATTTAACCGAGACGAGCCAATTCGAACAGCATATCCGCGCAGTATGCGGCCTTCCTCTTGGGAAAACGAAACTCTTGCAATCAGGAGTAATGGTAAACATGTTAGGCAAAGAAATTGAATTGATTCAAGAAAACCTGAACTGGCTGCAGGATGCAAAGCTCTACCTTTATGGCAAGCATGAAGCGAAGCCGGGAAGAAAAATGGGACATATCACATTTGTAAGAGAACCGAATGAAAACTTGATAAAAGAATTAACAGCAAAATGGACGAACTATGCGGAGGTTGACCAAAGATGATAGAACGTTATTCAAGGCCTGAAATGGCTGCGATTTGGACAGATCAAAATCGATTTCAAGCGTGGCTTGAGGTTGAGTTATTAGCTTGTGAAGCATGGGCGGAGCTCGGGGTAATTCCGAAAAACGATGTAACTGTTATGCGCGAGAATGCTTCATTCGATATCGATCGCATCCTTGAGATCGAACAAGATACAAGGCACGATGTTGTTGCATTTACCCGTGCTGTTTCAGAGACACTTGGAGAAGAAAAGAAATGGGTTCATTACGGCTTAACCTCAACAGACGTAGTTGATACCGCTCTTTCCTATCTATTAAAACAGGCAAATGACATATTGCTCAAGGATATTGAGAGATTTATTGACATACTAAAAGAAAAAGCTATGGAACATAAGTATACAGTGATGATGGGACGTACACACGGAGTCCACGCTGAACCGACAACATTTGGCCTCAAGCTAGGTCTTTGGTACGAAGAAATGAAGCGCAATTTGGAAAGGTTTAAGCAGGCAAAAGCCGGAATTGAATTTGGCAAGATTTCTGGTGCGGTCGGAACCTACGCGAACATTGACCCTTTTGTTGAAGCTTACGTCTGTGAAAAGCTGGGCTTGAAAGCAGCACCTATTTCTACACAAACGTTGCAAAGAGACCGTCATGCCGACTATATGTCAACCCTTGCTCTTGTTGCAACGAGCATCGAAAAATTTGCGGTTGAAATTCGCGGGCTGCAAAAAAGTGAGACTCGTGAAGTAGAAGAATTTTTCGCCAAAGGCCAAAAAGGATCATCGGCTATGCCTCATAAGCGCAACCCGATCGGTTCAGAAAATATGACTGGAATCGCCCGTGTAATCCGCGGTCATATGATAACGGCTTACGAAAACGTTCCGCTTTGGCATGAAAGAGATATTTCCCACTCATCCGCTGAGAGAATTATTTTGCCGGATGCGACAATAGCCCTTAACTATATGCTGAACCGATTTGCGAACATCGTTAAGAACTTAACGGTTTTCCCTGAAAATATGAAACGAAACATGGATCGGACACTTGGATTGATTTATTCCCAGCGCGTACTGCTTGCTTTAATCGATACTGGTCTATCTCGTGAAGAAGCATACGACACAGTGCAGCCAAAAGCAATGGAAGCATGGGAGAAGCAAGTTCCTTTCCGCCAGCTGGTTGAAGCGGAGGAGAAAATTACCTCCCGTCTGTCTGCTGAGAAGATTGATGATTGCTTCGATTATAACTATCACTTGAAGAACGTTGATTTGATCTTTGAACGTCTTGGATTATCTTAAAGAGGCTAGTTTGACAGCCTCTTTTCCTGGGCAGTCCTGTCAACATTTTTGCCAAAACGCTATTAGGGAGGCCTTTTCTTGAACATAACGAAACAGGAACTTTTATACGAAGGAAAAGCGAAGCAGATTTTTAAAACAGATCATGATGATATTCTATTCGTTTCTTACAAGGATTCTGCGACAGCTTTTAATGGGGAAAAAAAAGCGACGATTGCTGGAAAAGGACGATTAAACAACGAAATCTCAAGCTTGATTTTCGAGTGGCTTGATAAACAAGGGATTGAAAACCACTTCGTGGAGAGAGTTTCTGAAACCGAACAGCTTATCAAAAAAGTTACGATAGTTCCTTTAGAAGTAGTTGTTAGGAATGTTACTGCCGGAAGCATGGCAAAGCGACTCGGGATAGAGGAAGGCATTGCATTGGAGCAGCCTTTACTTGAGTTTTACTACAAGGATGATTCTCTTGGTGATCCGCTCATTACAGAAGATCATATTTGGATATTAAAAGCGGCAACTCCTGAACAAGTAGACACAATAAAATCTATTACGAAAAGGGTCAATCAAGAGCTGGTTCAAATTTTTGCAGATTGCAATGTGAGATTAATAGATTTCAAACTTGAGTTTGGTATCGATAATAACGGCCAAGTGCTCTTGGCAGATGAGATTTCTCCCGATACGTGCAGGTTATGGGATGCAGAAACGAATGAAAAGCTGGATAAAGACGTGTTCAGAAGAGATTTAGGGCAGCTAACAGATGCATATGAAGAGATTTTTAAAAGACTAAGGAGGCAGTAATATGTATAAAGTAAAAGTATTTGTAACGTTAAGAGAGAGCGTATTGGATCCACAGGGAACTGCAGTGCAGCACGCTTTGCACAGCATGTCCTACAAAGAGGTTCAAGAAGTCCGTATCGGTAAATACATGGAACTGACCATTGAAAAGTCTAATAAAGATCTTGATGTATTGGTAAAAGAAATGTGCGAAAAGCTTTTGGCAAATACGGTCATTGAGGATTACACATATGAGGTTGAGGAGGTTGTCGCACAGTGAAATTTGCGGTCATAGTATTTCCGGGCTCAAACTGTGATATTGATATGTACCATGCCATCGCCGATGAGCTTGGCGAAGAAGTAGACTACGTATGGCATGATTCAACAGATCTCGACGGCTATGATGGCATTCTGCTTCCCGGCGGATTTTCCTACGGCGACTATTTGCGTTCTGGTGCCATCGCACGTTTTTCCAATGTGATGAAGGCAGTGAAAAAAGCTGCAAATGCAGGAAAGCCCATTCTCGGTGTATGCAACGGATTTCAAGTGCTGCTTGAATTAGGCCTCCTTCCTGGTGCCATGAGAAGAAACAAAGATCTGAAATTCATCTGCCGCCCTGTTGAGCTGGTCGTAGAGAATAACGAAACAATGTTTACAAGCATGTACGGAAAAAACGGGTCCATTACTATTCCGATTGCCCATGGCGAAGGAAATTATTATTGTGACGAAGAGACGTTAGAATCATTAAAGAAAAACAATCAAATCGCTTTTGTTTATGGAGACAATCCGAACGGAAGCCTCGAAGATATTGCGGGGATTGTGAATGAAAACGGGAATGTTCTGGGGATGATGCCCCATCCCGAGCGTGCGGTGGATTCCATGCTTGGAAGCGCGGATGGTCTGAAGCTGTTTCAATCGATCGTGAAAAATTGGAGGGAAACTCATGTCACTAC
This window of the Bacillus gobiensis genome carries:
- a CDS encoding NETI motif-containing protein; its protein translation is MSKPKKKRFEVNEGQTIEQVLDQMKKEGYLPVRKMEEPIFKEQTENGAIQIVPHGKKTIFEGKLS
- the purE gene encoding 5-(carboxyamino)imidazole ribonucleotide mutase, which gives rise to MQPKVGVIMGSASDWETMKHACDILDELQIPYEKKVVSAHRTPDLMFEYAEQGRKKGLKVIIAGAGGAAHLPGMVAAKTTLPVIGVPVQSKALQGMDSLLSIVQMPGGIPVATVAIGKAGATNAGLLAAQILSAFDEELALKLDERRELLKEKVMESSDQLV
- the purK gene encoding 5-(carboxyamino)imidazole ribonucleotide synthase, translated to MISLSNQLILPGSTIGIIGGGQLGKHMAISAKNMGYKVAVLDPTPGSPCGQVSDQEITAGYGDFDAIQSLAEISDVITYEFENIDYDSLVWLKENAYLPQGSELLLMTQNRETEKKGIEQAGCTVAPYRVIHSIEDLQSGLNALGFPAVLKTCRGGYDGKGQHVLRSKEQLTEAAKLLEHGTCVLESWIPFEMELSVIVTRSVTGEMTTFPVAENIHKNNVLFQSIVPARAAEEVQREATELAIQLAEHVKLVGTLAVELFLTKDGKLYVNELAPRPHNSGHYTLDLTETSQFEQHIRAVCGLPLGKTKLLQSGVMVNMLGKEIELIQENLNWLQDAKLYLYGKHEAKPGRKMGHITFVREPNENLIKELTAKWTNYAEVDQR
- the purB gene encoding adenylosuccinate lyase; the encoded protein is MIERYSRPEMAAIWTDQNRFQAWLEVELLACEAWAELGVIPKNDVTVMRENASFDIDRILEIEQDTRHDVVAFTRAVSETLGEEKKWVHYGLTSTDVVDTALSYLLKQANDILLKDIERFIDILKEKAMEHKYTVMMGRTHGVHAEPTTFGLKLGLWYEEMKRNLERFKQAKAGIEFGKISGAVGTYANIDPFVEAYVCEKLGLKAAPISTQTLQRDRHADYMSTLALVATSIEKFAVEIRGLQKSETREVEEFFAKGQKGSSAMPHKRNPIGSENMTGIARVIRGHMITAYENVPLWHERDISHSSAERIILPDATIALNYMLNRFANIVKNLTVFPENMKRNMDRTLGLIYSQRVLLALIDTGLSREEAYDTVQPKAMEAWEKQVPFRQLVEAEEKITSRLSAEKIDDCFDYNYHLKNVDLIFERLGLS
- the purC gene encoding phosphoribosylaminoimidazolesuccinocarboxamide synthase; the protein is MNITKQELLYEGKAKQIFKTDHDDILFVSYKDSATAFNGEKKATIAGKGRLNNEISSLIFEWLDKQGIENHFVERVSETEQLIKKVTIVPLEVVVRNVTAGSMAKRLGIEEGIALEQPLLEFYYKDDSLGDPLITEDHIWILKAATPEQVDTIKSITKRVNQELVQIFADCNVRLIDFKLEFGIDNNGQVLLADEISPDTCRLWDAETNEKLDKDVFRRDLGQLTDAYEEIFKRLRRQ
- the purS gene encoding phosphoribosylformylglycinamidine synthase subunit PurS, with protein sequence MYKVKVFVTLRESVLDPQGTAVQHALHSMSYKEVQEVRIGKYMELTIEKSNKDLDVLVKEMCEKLLANTVIEDYTYEVEEVVAQ
- the purQ gene encoding phosphoribosylformylglycinamidine synthase subunit PurQ — encoded protein: MKFAVIVFPGSNCDIDMYHAIADELGEEVDYVWHDSTDLDGYDGILLPGGFSYGDYLRSGAIARFSNVMKAVKKAANAGKPILGVCNGFQVLLELGLLPGAMRRNKDLKFICRPVELVVENNETMFTSMYGKNGSITIPIAHGEGNYYCDEETLESLKKNNQIAFVYGDNPNGSLEDIAGIVNENGNVLGMMPHPERAVDSMLGSADGLKLFQSIVKNWRETHVTTA